One Primulina tabacum isolate GXHZ01 chromosome 10, ASM2559414v2, whole genome shotgun sequence DNA segment encodes these proteins:
- the LOC142505803 gene encoding uncharacterized protein LOC142505803 produces MSGTEEVKEQTDAVMEDADKSTPSSKQEEEAIKKKYGGIIPKKPPLISKDHERAYFDSADWALNKQGADKPKGPLEALRPKLQPTQQQTRYRKSPYAPSEGEDGNTAPSDDAPVKE; encoded by the exons ATGTCGGGCACCGAGGAAGTCAAAGAGCAAACTGATGCTGTTATGGAGGATGCTGACAAGTCCACGCCATCATCAAAGCAAGAG GAGGAAGCTATTAAGAAGAAGTATGGGGGAATTATCCCCAAGAAACCACCACTGATCTCAAAG GATCATGAAAGGGCCTATTTTGACTCTGCTGACTGGGCTTTGAACAAG CAAGGTGCAGACAAGCCCAAAGGACCACTAGAAGCTCTTCGGCCTAAGTTACAG CCAACACAACAGCAAACCCGATATCGTAAATCTCCTTATGCTCCATCAGAAGGTGAAG ATGGCAACACTGCTCCATCAGATGATGCGCCTGTGAAAGAATAA
- the LOC142505216 gene encoding uncharacterized protein At1g01500-like, whose amino-acid sequence MDDKGDKLALAIYKPLRLTGGCLEIRLFYVRVAPCSVDSLPDRLTLRHLRRELGVFLEINGSRVQSSDSVSISLRRDRVDKDASEVTYVSTDSVKISGPAEFEVCEEEDLILCGSLQRADVASWTNGSGWSMDCYVATSLANGRSAFLQPRIGVSSPSIEVYIAGCCSGIPEILTKTILVSPRRKVLRQGMLDAIPEEEEIGKEGSLCNGFVRQRKSQLMESDAYDYESDGKVGHYSEDMYYGEDGQLSWFNAGVRVGVGIGLGMCLGVGIGVGLLMRSYQATTRSFRRKFF is encoded by the exons AATTCGTTTGTTCTACGTTCGTGTTGCGCCTTGTTCGGTCGACAGCCTCCCCGATCGACTCACGCTTCGCCACCTCCGCCGAGAGCTTGGGGTTTTCTTAGAGATCAACGGATCCCGTGTTCAGTCGTCCGATTCCGTCTCTATCTCCCTACGTCGCGATCGTGTCGACAAGGACGCATCAGAAGTCACCTATGTCAGCACAGACAGCGTCAAAATATCGGGTCCTGCCGAATTTGAGGTCTGTGAGGAGGAGGATTTGATTCTGTGTGGCTCGTTGCAGAGAGCCGATGTTGCTTCCTGGACCAATGGGTCTGGGTGGAGCATGGATTGTTATGTAGCAACCTCCCTTGCTAATGGGAGGTCTGCGTTTTTGCAGCCGAGGATCGGTGTTTCCTCTCCATCAATCGAGGTTTATATAGCGGGATGCTGTTCAGGAATTCCGgaaattttgacaaaaactatCCTGGTCAGTCCAAGGAGGAAGGTATTGAGGCAAGGGATGCTTGATGCTATTCCTGAGGAAGAAGAGATAGGAAAAGAAGGCAGTCTATGCAATGGTTTTGTTCGGCAAAGGAAATCGCAG TTGATGGAATCTGATGCATATGACTACGAGTCTGATGGGAAAGTTGGACATTACTCAGAAGACATGTACTATGGTGAAGATGGCCAGCTTTCTTGGTTCAATGCTGGTGTACGGGTTGGCGTTGGGATAGGGCTTGGGATGTGCCTTGGAGTTGGAATTGGTGTTGGTTTACTGATGCGTTCATATCAAGCTACAACGAGGAGTTTCAGGAGAAAGTTTTTTTAG
- the LOC142506004 gene encoding brassinosteroid-responsive RING protein 1-like, translated as MSSLIGVMGFTEILRPKITFFLWEFFKKFIIFTLFKLMGFSGPPETETRLQENQTRKPTEVIRKLLPVIEISEQSANAHAGSREISGSCAVCLCEYLGGEEIRCLRTCEHVFHRRCLDRWMNRDQWTCPLCRTPITPPQISLLAVNVFVDRDSEDHGM; from the coding sequence ATGAGCAGCTTGATTGGGGTAATGGGCTTCACAGAAATACTACGTCCCAAGATTACATTTTTCTTGTGGGAATTCTTCAagaaatttataattttcacTCTCTTCAAGCTCATGGGCTTCTCAGGCCCTCCTGAAACTGAAACACGTCTCCAAGAAAATCAGACCCGGAAGCCCACCGAAGTAATACGGAAACTACTCCCGGTGATCGAGATCTCCGAACAGTCCGCCAACGCCCACGCCGGAAGCAGAGAAATATCAGGAAGCTGCGCGGTTTGCTTGTGCGAGTATCTGGGAGGAGAAGAAATCAGGTGCTTGCGGACTTGTGAGCACGTTTTCCACCGGAGATGCCTGGACCGTTGGATGAACCGCGATCAATGGACCTGCCCGCTGTGCAGAACCCCGATTACGCCGCCTCAAATTTCGTTGCTAGCTGTTAATGTTTTCGTCGACCGGGACTCCGAAGATCATGGCATGTAA
- the LOC142505355 gene encoding protein REVEILLE 6-like isoform X1, which produces MVSLYPSPPPGQDYNHFGSSFYMAGSGGGGGDFMDIGLVGMPKRSDDDMNLPQMVPFVCSGMEDPNKKIRKPYTITKSRESWTEEEHDRFLEALHLFDRDWKKTEAFVGSKSVIQIRSHAQKYFLKVQKNGKTEHVPPPRPKRKASHPYPQKVPKNVSAVSQASGALKSSSALHDAGHAGRPDPLLGSRNLVCSSPLSPWTYNVVPTGTVSHISKDDIEAVGFTMTQNCSGSNDDGSTLRSWKSEKINYQGEGNQCKAVRAIPDFAQVYGYIGSIFDPKASDHLQRLKKMDPINVETILMLMKNLSINLVSSEFEDHRRLLSSYSVGIENNSMGCTISSS; this is translated from the exons ATGGTGTCACTATACCCGAGTCCTCCACCGGGTCAGGATTATAACCATTTTGGCAGCAGTTTTTACATGGCCGGAAGTGGCGGCGGAGGTGGGGATTTCATGGATATTGGGCTTGTGGGGATGCCAAAGAGAAGCGACGATGACATGAACTTGCCTCAAATGGTTCCGTTCGTGTGTTCGGGCATGGAGGATCCGAACAAGAAGATCCGAAAGCCTTACACGATCACCAAGTCCAGAGAGAGCTGGACCGAGGAGGAGCACGATCGATTCTTGGAGGCTCTCCATCT ATTTGATCGTGACTGGAAGAAGACAGAAGCATTTGTGGGGTCAAAGTCAGTGATCCAG ATACGTAGTCATGCTCAGAAATATTTTCTGAAGGTCCAGAAGAATGGTAAAACTGAGCACGTGCCTCCTCCACGTCCAAAGAGAAAAGCATCTCATCCGTATCCACAAAAGGTCCCAAAAAATG TTTCAGCGGTGTCTCAAGCCAGTGGTGCATTAAAATCTTCATCTGCTCTGCATGATGCAGGGCATGCTGGGAGGCCTGATCCACTGTTGGGGTCAAGAAATCTGGTCTGCAGTTCACCTTTGTCTCCTTGGACGTACAATGTTGTTCCAACAGGCACTGTCTCACATATATCAAAAG ATGATATCGAAGCAGTCGGTTTTACCATGACACAAAATTGTAGTGGCAGCAATGATGATGGTAGCACTCTTCGGTCATGGAAGTCTGAAAAGATCAACTACCAAGGAGAAGGAAACCAATGCAAAGCTGTGAGAG CTATACCAGATTTTGCACAAGTTTATGGTTATATTGGCAGTATCTTTGATCCGAAGGCAAGTGATCACTTGCAAAGGCTGAAAAAGATGGACCCTATAAATGTTGAGACG attttgatgtTGATGAAGAATCTTTCAATTAATTTGGTGAGCTCCGAGTTTGAGGATCAT AGGAGGTTGCTATCATCGTATAGTGTCGGAATTGAAAACAATAGCATGGGTTGCACAATCTCATCTTCATAG
- the LOC142505355 gene encoding protein REVEILLE 3-like isoform X2, which yields MVSLYPSPPPGQDYNHFGSSFYMAGSGGGGGDFMDIGLVGMPKRSDDDMNLPQMVPFVCSGMEDPNKKIRKPYTITKSRESWTEEEHDRFLEALHLFDRDWKKTEAFVGSKSVIQIRSHAQKYFLKVQKNGKTEHVPPPRPKRKASHPYPQKVPKNGHAGRPDPLLGSRNLVCSSPLSPWTYNVVPTGTVSHISKDDIEAVGFTMTQNCSGSNDDGSTLRSWKSEKINYQGEGNQCKAVRAIPDFAQVYGYIGSIFDPKASDHLQRLKKMDPINVETILMLMKNLSINLVSSEFEDHRRLLSSYSVGIENNSMGCTISSS from the exons ATGGTGTCACTATACCCGAGTCCTCCACCGGGTCAGGATTATAACCATTTTGGCAGCAGTTTTTACATGGCCGGAAGTGGCGGCGGAGGTGGGGATTTCATGGATATTGGGCTTGTGGGGATGCCAAAGAGAAGCGACGATGACATGAACTTGCCTCAAATGGTTCCGTTCGTGTGTTCGGGCATGGAGGATCCGAACAAGAAGATCCGAAAGCCTTACACGATCACCAAGTCCAGAGAGAGCTGGACCGAGGAGGAGCACGATCGATTCTTGGAGGCTCTCCATCT ATTTGATCGTGACTGGAAGAAGACAGAAGCATTTGTGGGGTCAAAGTCAGTGATCCAG ATACGTAGTCATGCTCAGAAATATTTTCTGAAGGTCCAGAAGAATGGTAAAACTGAGCACGTGCCTCCTCCACGTCCAAAGAGAAAAGCATCTCATCCGTATCCACAAAAGGTCCCAAAAAATG GGCATGCTGGGAGGCCTGATCCACTGTTGGGGTCAAGAAATCTGGTCTGCAGTTCACCTTTGTCTCCTTGGACGTACAATGTTGTTCCAACAGGCACTGTCTCACATATATCAAAAG ATGATATCGAAGCAGTCGGTTTTACCATGACACAAAATTGTAGTGGCAGCAATGATGATGGTAGCACTCTTCGGTCATGGAAGTCTGAAAAGATCAACTACCAAGGAGAAGGAAACCAATGCAAAGCTGTGAGAG CTATACCAGATTTTGCACAAGTTTATGGTTATATTGGCAGTATCTTTGATCCGAAGGCAAGTGATCACTTGCAAAGGCTGAAAAAGATGGACCCTATAAATGTTGAGACG attttgatgtTGATGAAGAATCTTTCAATTAATTTGGTGAGCTCCGAGTTTGAGGATCAT AGGAGGTTGCTATCATCGTATAGTGTCGGAATTGAAAACAATAGCATGGGTTGCACAATCTCATCTTCATAG
- the LOC142506186 gene encoding putative polygalacturonase → MNYLGRSTFSCLQILALVLGVVNGVKYRKARILESFEYSAISCRSHSASIEEFGGVGDGVTLNTNAFQEAVNQLSQYGSDGGAQLFVPAGKWLTGSFNLTSHFTLYLHSDAVLLASQEISSWPVVDPLPSYGHGRDAAGGRYISLIFGTNLTDVVITGENGTIDGQGELWWWQFHGKKLKYTRPYLIEIMHSGNIQISNLTLVNSPSWNIHPVYSSNIIIQGITILAPITSPNTDGINPDSCTNTRIEDNYIVSGDDCIAVKSGWDEYGISYGMPTKQLLIRRLTCVSPYSAAIALGSEMSGGIEDVRAQDITAIHTESGIRIKTAVGRGGYVKDIYVKGMNLHTMKWVFWMTGNYGSHADNHYDPNALPKITGINYRDVVAENVSMGARLEGISGDPFTGICISNVTIGMALKAKKYPWICVEVEGISSGVMPLPCNLLPDQGEEKQGMCDFPSDTLAIETMELQKCSYSMKYM, encoded by the exons ATGAACTATTTGGGGAGAAGTACCTTTTCCTGTCTTCAA ATTCTTGCACTGGTCCTCGGTGTTGTGAACGGAGTTAAATACAGAAAGGCAAGAATTCTGGAGTCATTTGAGTATTCAGCCATCAGTTGCAGGAGTCACAGTGCATCAATAGAAGAATTTGGTGGGGTTGGAGATGGAGTTACATTGAACACAAATGCATTTCAAGAAGCAGTTAACCAGCTAAGCCAATATGGTTCAGATGGTGGGGCTCAGCTCTTTGTTCCTGCTGGTAAATGGTTAACAGGAAGCTTCAATCTCACAAGTCATTTCACTCTGTATCTCCATAGTGATGCAGTTCTTCTTGCCTCTCAG GAGATAAGTTCCTGGCCTGTTGTTGATCCCTTGCCATCCTATGGTCATGGAAGAGATGCGGCTGGGGGACGATACATCAGTCTCATCTTTGGCACAAATCTCACCGATGTTGTGATCACAG GTGAGAATGGTACAATTGATGGTCAAGGTGAACTATGGTGGTGGCAGTTTCACGGGAAAAAGCTAAAATATACAAGACCTTACCTTATTGAAATCATGCATTCAGGCAACATCCAAATTTCCAATCTAACACTTGTGAATTCTCCATCATGGAATATTCACCCTGTTTACAGCAG CAATATAATTATACAAGGCATTACAATCCTAGCACCAATAACATCACCGAACACAGATGGGATAAATCCAG ATTCTTGCACAAACACAAGAATTGAAGACAATTACATCGTCTCCGGAGATGATTGTATTGCAGTAAAAAGTGGGTGGGATGAATACGGTATAAGCTACGGGATGCCTACCAAACAACTACTAATAAGACGCCTCACCTGTGTTTCACCGTACAGTGCCGCCATAGCCTTAGGGAGTGAAATGTCGGGCGGGATTGAAGATGTGAGAGCTCAAGACATAACAGCCATTCACACAGAATCAGGTATCAGAATCAAGACAGCAGTAGGCAGAGGTGGCTATGTAAAAGACATATATGTAAAAGGCATGAATTTACATACCATGAAATGGGTATTCTGGATGACCGGAAACTACGGCTCTCATGCTGACAACCATTATGATCCAAACGCGCTACCGAAGATAACTGGGATCAACTACCGGGATGTGGTGGCTGAAAACGTATCCATGGGGGCAAGACTAGAGGGAATTTCGGGTGATCCATTCACCGGGATTTGCATTTCTAATGTGACTATAGGGATGGCACTGAAGGCTAAGAAGTATCCATGGATTTGTGTCGAGGTGGAGGGGATTTCAAGTGGGGTGATGCCACTACCGTGTAATCTGCTGCCTGATCAGGGTGAAGAGAAACAAGGAATGTGTGACTTTCCTTCAGACACTTTGGCTATTGAGACTATGGAGCTACAAAAATGTTCCTACAGCATGAAATACATGTAA